Proteins from one Novosphingobium pentaromativorans US6-1 genomic window:
- the paaC gene encoding 1,2-phenylacetyl-CoA epoxidase subunit PaaC — translation MSKTLFNYLQALGDDSLILAQRLCEWSGKAPTIEVDLTLSNIALDLIGQVQLFLGYAGEVEGEGRDADRLAYHRAAEAFRNCLLVEQPNGDFAQTMARQLLFSTYCELLFDALCASSDQRIAEIAAKAVKEVRYHAEVAADWTLRLGDGTEESHTRMQDGLDWFWRFEDELFAVGEGESGLVAQGIAADKTGLRAEYDHRIDAVLAPAGLERGETSWPLGGGRDGKHSEHLSPLLAEMQVLPRAHPDARW, via the coding sequence ATGAGCAAGACGCTTTTCAATTATCTGCAGGCGCTTGGCGACGATAGCTTGATTCTTGCGCAGCGGCTTTGCGAATGGTCAGGCAAGGCGCCGACGATCGAGGTCGACCTGACTCTGTCCAACATTGCGCTCGACCTTATCGGTCAGGTGCAGCTGTTCTTGGGCTATGCCGGAGAGGTTGAGGGTGAGGGCCGCGATGCGGACCGCCTTGCCTATCACCGCGCAGCGGAGGCCTTTCGCAATTGCCTGCTGGTAGAACAGCCGAATGGTGACTTTGCCCAGACGATGGCGCGGCAGCTGTTGTTCTCGACATACTGTGAGTTGCTGTTCGACGCCCTTTGTGCGTCGTCCGATCAGCGAATTGCTGAAATTGCCGCGAAGGCGGTGAAAGAAGTGCGCTACCACGCCGAAGTTGCTGCCGATTGGACCCTGCGACTAGGTGACGGGACCGAAGAAAGCCATACCCGCATGCAGGACGGTCTCGACTGGTTCTGGCGATTTGAAGACGAACTGTTTGCGGTTGGCGAAGGCGAATCGGGTCTGGTTGCGCAAGGGATTGCGGCAGACAAGACCGGGCTTCGGGCCGAATACGACCACCGCATCGACGCGGTGCTGGCTCCGGCAGGTCTGGAGCGCGGCGAAACCAGCTGGCCACTGGGTGGTGGGCGCGATGGCAAACATAGCGAACACCTCTCCCCTTTGCTGGCCGAAATGCAGGTGCTGCCACGCGCGCACCCCGACGCGCGGTGGTGA
- the paaB gene encoding 1,2-phenylacetyl-CoA epoxidase subunit PaaB, with the protein MSKDWPLWEVFVRARGGLDHRHSGSVHAPDAEMALRHARDTYTRRMEGVSVWVVKSSDITASDPVNAGQMFEPATTKIYRHPTFYNLPEQVKHM; encoded by the coding sequence GTGAGCAAGGACTGGCCTCTTTGGGAAGTCTTCGTGCGGGCACGTGGCGGTCTAGATCACCGCCACTCGGGTTCCGTTCATGCGCCGGATGCTGAAATGGCACTGCGTCATGCCCGCGATACTTATACCCGCCGCATGGAAGGGGTTAGCGTCTGGGTTGTCAAATCCTCGGACATCACCGCAAGCGATCCGGTAAACGCAGGCCAGATGTTCGAGCCGGCGACGACGAAGATCTATCGCCACCCCACTTTCTACAACCTGCCCGAACAAGTGAAGCACATGTGA
- a CDS encoding 3-hydroxyacyl-CoA dehydrogenase NAD-binding domain-containing protein → MDIDVKDVIGVCGAGVMGAGIAQVAAASGHPVVVFDKAGAALENGRAAIAGALARQVDRGRIAHEQAEAVLSRILWTDDLGALSGSALVVEAIVEQPEAKAALFAEVGSVVGSQCILASNTSSLSIEEMARLVTVPSQFAGLHFFNPVPAMKLVEVVAATCTAPDVTNALVDLMRRWGKRPARVRDVPGFIVNRVARPYYAEAFVALGDGMAAADIDTLLEQAGGFRMGPLELTDMIGQDINYSAASGVYDSYDGKSRFRPQATQRALVEAGKLGRKSGEGVYSYPAGRGDPQVVASSKSMGAIAISTRPCAMALFAEALIESGVPVSIDDNLPEGILSAGGLRMAMGDGRPLRSRGDGVAVLIDHARDIVKARMIGATTQDPEALGTAANLFATLGKAVIAVPDRPGQLVLRTLAQLANAAADAVADDVAKATDIDIAMQYGANHPEGPLAWSKRFGAAELADVLGNIASASGDEMYRPNRFEG, encoded by the coding sequence ATGGATATCGATGTTAAAGACGTGATTGGCGTGTGCGGCGCCGGGGTTATGGGAGCCGGAATTGCGCAAGTGGCCGCTGCCAGCGGACATCCTGTGGTCGTGTTCGACAAGGCTGGGGCTGCGCTTGAGAACGGCAGGGCGGCAATTGCCGGCGCGTTGGCGCGTCAGGTCGATCGCGGACGCATTGCCCATGAACAGGCAGAGGCGGTGTTGTCTCGGATTTTGTGGACCGATGACCTCGGCGCACTTTCCGGTTCTGCGCTGGTGGTCGAGGCGATTGTCGAACAGCCAGAGGCCAAGGCCGCGCTTTTTGCCGAAGTGGGGAGCGTCGTCGGGTCGCAATGCATTCTGGCCAGCAACACCTCTTCCCTGTCGATCGAAGAGATGGCACGGTTGGTGACGGTGCCATCCCAATTCGCCGGATTGCATTTCTTCAATCCAGTGCCGGCAATGAAATTGGTCGAGGTTGTTGCCGCAACTTGCACTGCGCCCGATGTGACCAATGCGCTGGTCGATCTGATGCGGCGATGGGGTAAGAGGCCAGCACGCGTTCGTGATGTTCCCGGTTTTATCGTCAATCGGGTGGCGCGGCCGTATTATGCAGAGGCTTTTGTCGCGCTCGGCGACGGCATGGCTGCAGCGGACATCGACACACTGCTGGAACAGGCGGGTGGCTTTCGAATGGGGCCCCTAGAGCTGACCGATATGATCGGGCAGGACATCAACTACTCGGCCGCATCCGGGGTTTACGATAGTTATGACGGAAAATCCCGGTTTCGCCCGCAGGCTACTCAGCGCGCCCTCGTCGAGGCCGGCAAGCTTGGCCGAAAGAGTGGTGAAGGCGTCTATTCCTACCCGGCGGGTCGCGGTGACCCGCAGGTGGTCGCTTCCTCAAAGAGTATGGGTGCAATCGCGATTTCTACGCGACCTTGCGCGATGGCCTTGTTCGCAGAGGCTCTGATCGAATCCGGCGTTCCCGTTTCGATTGATGACAACCTGCCAGAAGGCATCCTTTCCGCGGGCGGCTTGCGCATGGCGATGGGCGATGGACGGCCCCTGCGGTCGCGTGGAGATGGTGTGGCGGTCCTCATCGATCATGCACGCGACATAGTAAAGGCGCGCATGATCGGCGCAACGACGCAAGATCCGGAGGCACTCGGTACTGCTGCCAACCTTTTCGCCACGTTGGGAAAGGCCGTCATTGCCGTGCCCGATCGTCCAGGGCAGCTTGTGCTGCGGACGCTGGCGCAACTTGCCAACGCTGCGGCGGATGCGGTTGCAGACGATGTCGCCAAAGCGACCGACATCGACATTGCCATGCAGTATGGCGCCAACCACCCGGAAGGTCCGTTGGCCTGGTCAAAACGGTTCGGAGCGGCGGAGCTGGCCGATGTCCTTGGTAATATTGCCTCGGCCAGCGGTGACGAGATGTATCGACCCAACCGTTTTGAAGGGTGA
- the paaE gene encoding 1,2-phenylacetyl-CoA epoxidase subunit PaaE — MSVQFHPLEVIEVRREIADAVSLRLRVPDDLAEAFRYTPGQHLTLRTEIAGDDIRRNYSICSAPHEGELRVAIKRVPQGAFSTWANGEIKEGQAIDVMPPHGSFTWSFDPTREGSYAAFAVGSGITPILSLVKTALREEPQSRVVLLYGNKTSDSIMFLNEIADLKDRYLDRFQVYHFLTAEEGDIDLFNGRLDADRLQRVFGTLVDPSTLDAAFICGPVVMMDTIEAGLKDAGMPADRILSERFTSGELTKEQRAAMRELEQGAAGKPIWVTLEGRRRKITFDPDKESVLENARASGLPAPFACKAGVCATCRAKVVKGEVRMIQNYGLTEAEVAQGYVLTCQAVPVSDEVELDFDA, encoded by the coding sequence ATGTCCGTTCAGTTCCATCCGCTTGAAGTGATTGAGGTTCGTCGCGAGATTGCCGATGCCGTTTCGCTGCGCCTACGCGTGCCCGACGATCTGGCCGAGGCCTTTCGCTATACACCGGGACAGCATCTCACCCTGCGCACCGAAATCGCGGGGGACGATATCCGTCGAAATTATTCGATCTGTTCCGCTCCTCATGAAGGCGAGTTGCGGGTCGCGATCAAGCGGGTGCCGCAAGGCGCGTTCTCGACCTGGGCGAACGGCGAGATCAAGGAGGGGCAGGCGATCGACGTCATGCCGCCGCATGGCAGTTTTACCTGGTCTTTCGATCCGACGCGCGAGGGCAGCTATGCCGCCTTCGCCGTGGGATCGGGTATCACGCCGATTCTGTCACTGGTGAAGACCGCGCTGCGTGAGGAACCGCAGAGCCGGGTCGTGCTACTCTATGGCAACAAGACCAGCGATTCGATCATGTTTCTCAACGAAATCGCAGATCTCAAGGATCGCTATCTCGACCGGTTTCAGGTCTATCACTTCCTGACGGCGGAGGAAGGCGACATCGACCTGTTCAACGGTAGGCTCGATGCGGATAGGCTGCAGCGCGTGTTTGGTACATTGGTCGATCCGTCAACGCTGGATGCTGCGTTCATATGTGGTCCGGTAGTGATGATGGATACAATAGAGGCTGGGTTGAAGGACGCCGGAATGCCGGCGGATCGCATCCTGTCCGAACGCTTTACCTCCGGCGAACTTACCAAAGAACAACGTGCGGCCATGCGCGAGCTCGAGCAGGGAGCAGCGGGCAAGCCCATTTGGGTGACGCTGGAAGGGCGCCGCCGCAAGATCACGTTCGATCCTGACAAGGAAAGCGTTTTGGAAAACGCGCGCGCATCCGGGCTTCCCGCTCCTTTCGCTTGCAAGGCGGGCGTCTGCGCCACCTGTCGCGCCAAGGTTGTGAAGGGCGAGGTGCGGATGATCCAGAATTATGGCCTGACCGAGGCCGAGGTGGCGCAGGGCTATGTCTTGACCTGTCAAGCTGTTCCGGTTTCCGACGAAGTGGAACTCGACTTCGATGCCTGA
- the paaI gene encoding hydroxyphenylacetyl-CoA thioesterase PaaI, with amino-acid sequence MTEPTPAEIAAELFAREGTGKAWDLTIEEVEEGFARVSMPIRTDMTNGHRTIHGGMIFALADTAFAYACNSRNVATVAQGASIVFLAPASEGETLVAEARELALSGRSGAYSVSVATGDGRAVAQFQGHSRAIGGAVIAKA; translated from the coding sequence ATGACTGAGCCAACGCCTGCGGAAATTGCCGCAGAACTTTTCGCGCGGGAAGGGACCGGCAAGGCCTGGGACTTGACTATCGAAGAGGTGGAGGAGGGCTTCGCCCGGGTGTCGATGCCGATCCGGACGGACATGACAAACGGCCATCGCACGATTCATGGCGGGATGATCTTTGCGCTTGCTGACACCGCGTTCGCCTATGCCTGCAACAGTCGCAATGTCGCGACCGTCGCGCAAGGAGCATCGATCGTTTTTCTAGCCCCCGCGAGCGAGGGCGAAACGCTGGTGGCTGAGGCGCGTGAACTCGCGCTATCCGGCCGCAGCGGTGCCTACAGCGTCTCGGTCGCGACTGGCGACGGCAGGGCAGTGGCACAGTTCCAGGGACATTCGCGCGCCATTGGCGGTGCGGTGATCGCCAAAGCTTAA
- the pcaF gene encoding 3-oxoadipyl-CoA thiolase, producing the protein MTEAYICDAVRTPIGRFGGALAPIRADELAAIPMAELVKRVPALIDNVDDVIMGDANQAGEDNRNVARMAALLSGMGEAVPGTTLNRLCGSGMDAVAFAARSIIAGDGDLYIAGGVESMSRAPFVMPKAETAFSRSNAVYDTTIGWRFVNPRLKAEFGVDSMPETAENVAQDFGISREDQDRFALTSQQRTVRAQANGRLAAEIVPVTIPRRKGDPIIVDSDEHPRADTTMETLSRLRPIVRPDGTVTAGNASGVNDGAAAIIVAGKAAVERLGLTPRARVLGAAVAGVPPRIMGIGPAPASEKLMDRLGLKIGDFDVVELNEAFASQGLAVLRRLGLPDDADHVNPNGGAISLGHPLGMSGARLVMTATEELLRTGGKRALCTMCIGVGQGIAMAIERV; encoded by the coding sequence ATGACCGAAGCTTACATTTGTGACGCGGTTCGCACGCCCATCGGCCGGTTCGGCGGCGCGCTAGCACCGATCAGGGCCGACGAACTGGCGGCGATCCCTATGGCAGAGCTAGTAAAGCGCGTGCCGGCGCTGATCGATAATGTCGACGATGTTATCATGGGGGATGCGAACCAGGCGGGCGAGGACAATCGCAACGTGGCCCGCATGGCGGCGCTACTGTCCGGCATGGGAGAGGCTGTTCCCGGAACCACGCTCAACCGACTGTGCGGATCCGGCATGGACGCGGTCGCATTTGCTGCGAGGTCGATCATCGCGGGTGACGGCGATCTATATATAGCGGGTGGTGTCGAATCGATGAGCCGTGCGCCTTTCGTCATGCCCAAAGCCGAAACCGCCTTTTCGCGCAGCAATGCGGTCTATGACACGACAATCGGGTGGCGCTTCGTCAATCCGCGTTTGAAAGCCGAGTTCGGCGTGGATTCAATGCCTGAAACGGCGGAGAACGTCGCCCAGGATTTCGGCATCAGTCGAGAGGACCAGGACCGTTTTGCCCTCACCAGTCAGCAACGGACGGTGCGCGCACAAGCCAATGGCAGGCTGGCCGCGGAAATCGTTCCGGTCACCATCCCGCGTCGCAAGGGCGACCCCATCATCGTAGATTCCGATGAGCATCCACGCGCCGATACGACGATGGAAACGCTAAGTCGGCTGCGCCCGATCGTGAGGCCGGACGGCACGGTTACCGCAGGCAACGCCAGCGGAGTGAACGACGGCGCAGCGGCGATTATCGTTGCCGGGAAAGCTGCGGTCGAGCGCCTTGGCCTGACCCCGCGTGCCCGCGTCCTGGGTGCCGCTGTCGCCGGTGTGCCGCCGCGGATCATGGGGATCGGACCTGCCCCAGCCAGCGAAAAGCTGATGGACCGGCTTGGCCTGAAGATCGGCGATTTCGATGTGGTCGAACTGAACGAGGCCTTTGCTTCGCAGGGCCTGGCGGTGCTGCGCCGATTGGGCCTGCCCGACGATGCCGATCATGTGAACCCCAACGGCGGTGCGATTTCGCTTGGTCACCCGCTTGGCATGTCGGGCGCAAGGCTGGTGATGACCGCAACGGAAGAACTGCTGCGGACCGGTGGCAAGCGGGCGCTTTGCACAATGTGCATCGGCGTGGGGCAGGGAATCGCCATGGCGATCGAGCGGGTCTGA
- the paaD gene encoding 1,2-phenylacetyl-CoA epoxidase subunit PaaD: MDAAPPFDGALAARIEQVLADVPDPEIPAVSVLDLGIVRGLAVENGQTVVSITPTYTGCPATLVIERSIRNALDQAGLNNIALKRVLSPPWSTDMISDAGREKLRAYGISPPPFGADARSLRGNDAVACPRCGSLHTHEVSRFGSTPCKALWQCDNCKEPFDSFKCH; the protein is encoded by the coding sequence ATGGACGCCGCACCTCCTTTTGACGGCGCCTTGGCGGCCCGGATCGAGCAGGTGCTGGCCGATGTACCGGACCCGGAAATCCCGGCGGTTTCGGTTCTCGACCTTGGCATCGTGCGCGGGTTGGCCGTGGAGAACGGGCAAACGGTGGTCAGCATCACGCCGACATATACTGGCTGCCCTGCTACTCTGGTTATCGAACGGTCGATCCGCAACGCGTTAGACCAGGCCGGCTTGAATAACATTGCCCTGAAAAGGGTGCTTTCCCCGCCGTGGAGTACCGATATGATCAGCGATGCCGGCCGTGAGAAATTGCGCGCCTATGGCATTTCGCCGCCACCGTTCGGGGCCGATGCACGATCCTTGCGTGGCAACGACGCTGTTGCCTGCCCACGATGCGGTTCGCTCCATACACATGAGGTCAGTCGCTTCGGCTCGACCCCGTGCAAGGCGCTTTGGCAGTGCGACAACTGCAAAGAGCCTTTCGACAGTTTCAAATGCCACTGA
- the paaA gene encoding 1,2-phenylacetyl-CoA epoxidase subunit PaaA: protein MYTTEFDKKAAEAALATMSDEDAELVAAFEARVANDEFIEPNDWMPDAYRKTLTRQISQHAHSEIVGMLPEGNWLTRAPSLSRKAILLAKIQDEGGHGLYLYCAAETLGTSREEMIHALHEGRAKYSTIFNYPSLNWADIGVIGWLVDGAAIMNQVPLQRTSYGPYARSMVRICKEESFHQRQGYDLLLEMMKGTPEQKAMVQDAVNRWWWPSLMMFGPPDDYSPNTAQSIRWRIKRDTNDELRQKFIDATVPQAELLGVTLPDADLSWNEGRGHYDFGALAWDEFYAVVRGDGPTAKERLKARRAAWDEGAWVREAADTYAAKQTAARAAA, encoded by the coding sequence ATGTATACGACCGAATTCGACAAAAAGGCCGCAGAGGCTGCGCTGGCGACGATGTCGGACGAAGATGCAGAACTGGTTGCGGCGTTCGAAGCTCGTGTTGCCAACGATGAGTTCATCGAGCCGAATGACTGGATGCCCGATGCATATCGCAAAACGCTGACCCGGCAGATCAGCCAGCATGCCCATAGCGAGATCGTGGGCATGTTGCCCGAAGGCAACTGGCTGACCCGTGCACCCAGCCTGTCGCGCAAGGCGATCCTGCTGGCCAAGATTCAGGATGAAGGCGGCCACGGCCTGTACCTGTATTGCGCGGCGGAAACGCTCGGGACCAGCCGCGAAGAGATGATCCACGCGCTGCATGAAGGGCGCGCGAAGTATTCGACGATTTTCAATTATCCTTCGCTGAACTGGGCGGACATTGGGGTGATCGGCTGGCTGGTCGATGGTGCGGCGATCATGAACCAGGTCCCGCTGCAGCGTACCAGCTATGGTCCCTATGCCCGCTCCATGGTGCGAATCTGTAAAGAAGAGAGCTTTCACCAGCGGCAGGGCTACGACCTTCTGCTCGAGATGATGAAGGGTACGCCGGAACAAAAGGCGATGGTTCAAGATGCGGTAAACCGCTGGTGGTGGCCCTCGCTGATGATGTTCGGACCGCCGGATGACTATTCGCCTAACACCGCCCAGTCGATCCGCTGGCGCATCAAGCGCGATACCAATGATGAGCTTCGTCAGAAATTCATCGATGCCACGGTTCCTCAGGCGGAATTGCTAGGTGTGACGCTGCCCGATGCTGACCTGTCGTGGAACGAAGGCCGTGGTCATTATGACTTTGGCGCGCTGGCGTGGGACGAATTTTACGCTGTTGTTCGCGGCGACGGTCCGACCGCGAAAGAGCGCCTGAAAGCGCGCCGCGCAGCATGGGACGAAGGTGCCTGGGTGCGTGAAGCGGCCGATACCTATGCGGCAAAGCAAACCGCTGCTCGCGCCGCTGCCTGA
- a CDS encoding enoyl-CoA hydratase-related protein, producing the protein MPDVLAEDALLIERPTDGVLVLQLNRPEKFNALATPFLQRIADVLTEADADVSVRVAILTGSEKCFAAGADIGELQRSDDTDPIEGPRFQACRSIRAFAKPLLCAVEGFCLGAGAELMLCGDIVIAGDGARIGQPETNLGIIPGAGGTAILPRLVGRSLAMKMVLTGEAIDAEQAMRTGLVADVVAKGSALPASLELATKLAGRAQDALQAAKASILDYEKLDLNAHLLAERHRFVVLLGSADKAEGVTAFLQKRKPVWSGS; encoded by the coding sequence ATGCCTGACGTGCTGGCCGAAGACGCCCTTTTGATTGAGCGCCCTACCGACGGCGTGCTCGTCCTGCAGCTGAACCGGCCCGAAAAGTTCAATGCGCTGGCCACGCCGTTTCTCCAACGGATCGCCGATGTCCTGACCGAGGCCGATGCCGACGTCAGCGTGCGAGTCGCGATTCTGACTGGTAGCGAGAAATGCTTTGCTGCGGGCGCCGACATCGGAGAGCTTCAGCGATCAGACGATACCGATCCGATCGAGGGTCCTCGTTTCCAAGCATGTCGCAGCATTCGCGCTTTTGCAAAACCGCTGCTCTGCGCGGTTGAAGGCTTCTGCCTCGGAGCAGGGGCGGAACTGATGTTGTGCGGTGACATCGTGATTGCGGGTGACGGGGCGCGGATTGGTCAGCCGGAAACCAACCTGGGCATCATTCCGGGCGCCGGGGGGACAGCGATCCTGCCGCGGCTTGTCGGGCGGTCTCTGGCCATGAAGATGGTGCTGACAGGCGAAGCGATTGATGCCGAACAGGCCATGCGCACCGGGCTGGTCGCCGATGTGGTGGCAAAGGGAAGTGCATTGCCTGCATCGCTGGAACTCGCGACGAAGCTTGCCGGGCGGGCTCAGGACGCATTGCAGGCTGCAAAGGCCAGCATCCTGGATTACGAGAAACTGGATCTAAACGCCCACCTACTGGCCGAACGGCATCGCTTTGTTGTCTTGCTCGGTAGTGCCGACAAGGCCGAGGGTGTGACTGCGTTCCTTCAAAAACGAAAGCCCGTCTGGTCCGGTTCTTAG
- the paaG gene encoding 2-(1,2-epoxy-1,2-dihydrophenyl)acetyl-CoA isomerase PaaG, translated as MTSETIAHANQDGVARITLNRPDRLNSFTAQMHEELASALDAADDDPAVRAIWLTGAGRGFCAGQDLNDRAVAPGSEPMDLGETVEKYWAPLVERLARRDKPVVCAVNGVAAGAGANVALACDIVFAARSAKFIQSFANIGLIPDTGGTWVLPRVIGQARAIGLALTAEPLSAKKAEEWGMIWKCVDDESLESESLALAKRLAAGPTRGLAATKHALRGAFQQDLSSELAHECDLMRELGFSDDYREGVSAFMEKRKPEFSGR; from the coding sequence ATGACTTCTGAAACCATTGCCCATGCCAATCAGGATGGCGTTGCGCGTATCACGCTTAACCGTCCGGATCGCCTGAACAGCTTCACCGCACAGATGCATGAAGAGTTGGCATCGGCGCTCGATGCGGCCGATGACGATCCCGCGGTTCGCGCGATCTGGCTTACGGGTGCTGGGCGCGGGTTCTGCGCCGGACAAGACCTGAACGACCGGGCCGTCGCGCCAGGATCGGAACCGATGGACCTTGGCGAAACTGTTGAGAAATACTGGGCCCCGTTGGTCGAACGTCTGGCCAGACGCGATAAGCCAGTGGTCTGCGCGGTGAATGGGGTGGCCGCGGGTGCTGGTGCCAATGTCGCGCTAGCCTGCGACATCGTCTTCGCAGCGCGCAGCGCGAAGTTCATCCAGTCTTTCGCCAATATCGGCCTGATCCCCGATACAGGCGGCACCTGGGTCCTGCCTCGAGTGATCGGTCAGGCCCGCGCAATCGGACTCGCCCTTACGGCAGAACCACTTTCGGCGAAGAAAGCGGAAGAATGGGGCATGATCTGGAAGTGTGTCGATGACGAGTCGTTGGAATCGGAAAGCCTCGCGCTAGCCAAGCGGCTGGCCGCAGGACCGACACGTGGTCTTGCGGCCACGAAGCACGCGCTACGCGGAGCGTTTCAGCAGGATCTTTCCAGCGAGCTGGCGCACGAATGCGACCTGATGCGCGAACTTGGATTCAGCGACGATTACCGTGAGGGCGTCAGCGCCTTCATGGAAAAGCGCAAACCCGAATTTTCCGGGCGCTGA